Proteins from a single region of Mytilus trossulus isolate FHL-02 chromosome 2, PNRI_Mtr1.1.1.hap1, whole genome shotgun sequence:
- the LOC134705976 gene encoding uncharacterized protein LOC134705976 yields the protein MSKIGDLSIKANPPTLTLTMNSDKQAQKMISTISKSINDINPTFLKKNKIPNLGRRNIITGCSIMPTGEIVLVDDNTDSLIIFNENGLFDCEMPVSALTVDATYIDENTVAVTRSENPSHIVIFNIRNKKIVKMIKTSGQWYGITNRNGKLVYYETGSGIQTVDVNNESTINTVVKIDDENHWNYVATLKDKIYHANYYSDTVTCYTITGQKVWEYKDESILKEPRGVTIDNDSNVYVASRENNRIVVISPDGKYARELLGGEHKIEEPYCIHFDQNRNILLISNSRGTAFLYKIT from the coding sequence ATGTCAAAGATTGGAGATTTATCCATTAAAGCAAACCCACCAACTCTTACTTTGACGATGAATAGTGACAAGCAAGCTCAAAAGATGATATCGAcaatatcaaaatcaatcaatgacATCAATCctacttttttgaaaaaaaataagattccaAACCTAGGAAGAAGAAATATAATCACGGGCTGCAGTATCATGCCTACTGGGGAAATAGTTTTGGTAGATGATAACACTGATAGTCTAATAATCTTCAATGAAAACGGATTATTCGATTGTGAAATGCCTGTATCTGCTTTAACGGTTGATGCTACatatattgatgaaaatacCGTTGCTGTCACCCGTAGTGAAAATCCTTCTCATATAGTAATCTTTAACATCAGAAATAAAAAGattgttaaaatgattaaaacgtCCGGACAGTGGTACGGCATCACGaatagaaatggaaaattaGTATATTATGAAACAGGAAGTGGTATTCAAACAGTAGATGTCAATAATGAAAGTACTATCAATACAGTAGTTAAGATCGATGACGAGAATCATTGGAACTATGTCGCAACATTAAAAGACAAGATATACCATGCAAACTATTATTCAGATACCGTCACATGCTACACAATCACAGGACAGAAGGTTTGGGAATACAAAGACGAATCAATATTGAAGGAGCCTCGTGGAGTAACTATTGATAACGATTCCAATGTATATGTGGCTTCCAGGGAGAATAACCGTATCGTTGTAATTTCACCAGATGGAAAGTACGCCCGTGAACTGTTAGGAGGAGAACATAAAATTGAAGAGCCTTATTGTATTCATTTTGACCAAAACAGAAATATTCTTCTAATTTCTAACTCGCGTGGTACAgcctttttgtataaaattacgTGA
- the LOC134705975 gene encoding uncharacterized protein LOC134705975 has translation MASSSGILCGVCETQHLVKEAAFWCSECDEGLCSSCEKHHRASKSSRNHEVISVHNYKKIPQAIASINQYCSDHEKKYQLYCSQHEKPCCPLCITTNHKTCDLMALDDIVKTSKTSALFDIMEQILKDMKSNMKKIIEDRKQNLGKIHQQRLRFQTDIKEVRKKINKHLDNLEQEIQQDIQAAEQKVQSQIDRFLSKILCHDKSLNELQKRISATKSFATDLQTFLGGKMFEAEIQKEEIFMQSLITDGSLQQINLQCRIDNKMSDILSMTKIGEISAIENPPTITLTMTRDKQAQLMLPTISKSINHINPTLLKTFEIPKGREVVGISGCTIMPTGKMVFVDLTNDRLVIYKENGSFVCVIPVSHQPLDVTCIGENTVAITHNKEPFHIEIIHIVNKKTVKSIKTSNRCYGITYNKGRLIYYETGSGIKTTEFTDESTVTTVVKDDGKHNWNYVTTSKDKMYYTNDTTNTVTCYTITGQKVWEYKDDSILKMIRGVAIDNYSNVYVASHADNSVVVISPDGQHARRLLENNGIYFPMGIHFDQDRNILLFTNMLGTIYLYNINLSSF, from the coding sequence ATGGCTTCATCCAGTGGAATATTGTGTGGTGTGTGTGAAACTCAACACTTGGTGAAAGAGGCCGCCTTCTGGTGTTCTGAATGCGATGAAGGATTGTGCTCATCATGCGAAAAACACCATCGTGCCTCCAAATCCTCACGAAATCATGAAGTCATTTCAGtgcataattataaaaaaataccacaaGCAATAGCAAGTATAAACCAATATTGCTCAGACCACGAGAAAAAGTATCAGCTCTACTGTTCTCAACATGAAAAACCATGTTGTCCGCTTTGCATAACAACTAATCACAAAACTTGTGATTTGATGGCACTTGATGATATTGTCAAAACATCGAAGACTTCCGCATTATTTGACATTATGGAACAAATTTTAAAGGATATGAAGAgcaacatgaaaaaaattattgaagaCAGAAAGCAGAATTTGGGGAAAATTCACCAACAGCGACTGAGATTCCAGACAGATATAAAAGAGGTacgaaagaaaataaacaaacacctagATAATCTTGAGCAAGAAATACAACAAGATATCCAAGCTGCTGAACAGAAAGTCCAATCACAAATAGACagatttctttcaaaaattttaTGCCATGATAAATCACTAAATGAGCTACAGAAGAGAATTTCCGCAACGAAAAGTTTTGCAACTGACCTTCAAACATTTCTCGGTGGTAAAATGTTTGAAGCCGAGATCCAAAAAGAAGAGATATTTATGCAGTCTTTAATAACAGATGGAAGCTTACAACAAATAAACCTACAATGCAGAATTGATAACAAGATGTCTGACATACTGTCTATGACAAAGATTGGAGAGATATCAGCTATAGAAAATCCACCCACTATAACCCTGACGATGACTAGAGACAAACAAGCTCAACTAATGCTACCGACgatatcaaaatcaatcaatcacatcAATCCTACTTTATTGAAAACATTTGAGATACCGAAAGGGAGAGAGGTAGTTGGAATCTCGGGGTGCACCATCATGCCAACTGGTAAAATGGTCTTCGTAGATCTAACCAATGACCGTCTAGTTATCTACAAGGAAAATGGATCATTTGTGTGTGTAATACCTGTATCACACCAACCGTTAGATGTTACATGTATTGGTGAGAATACCGTTGCTATCACCCACAATAAAGAGCCTTTTCATATAGAAATTATCCACATCGTCAATAAAAAGACTGTGAAAAGTATCAAAACGTCTAACCGTTGCTACGGCATTACATATAATAAAGGAAGACTAATATATTATGAAACTGGAAGTGGTATCAAAACAACAGAATTTACGGATGAAAGTACTGTCACCACAGTAGTTAAAGACGATGGCAAGCATAACTGGAACTATGTTACAACATCAAAAGACAAGATGTATTATACAAACGATACCACAAATACAGTAACATGCTACACAATCACAGGACAGAAGGTTTGGGAATACAAAGACGATTCAATATTGAAGATGATTCGTGGAGTAGCAATTGATAACTATTCCAATGTGTATGTGGCATCCCACGCAGATAACAGTGTTGTCGTAATTTCACCAGATGGCCAGCATGCCCGTCGATTGTTAGAAAATAACGGAATATATTTTCCTATGGGTATACATTTTGACCAAGACAGAAATATTCTTCTCTTTACTAACATGCTGGGAACTATCTATTTGTATAACATTAACTTATCATCTTTTTAA